In the Chitinophagales bacterium genome, one interval contains:
- a CDS encoding murein L,D-transpeptidase catalytic domain family protein codes for MKIIRPLLLLLIVPCFLMLLSFLPKSTGAEESPAGIALADHSASLFDAAGLKARGLNYDAFSLALKGKEKLEAEGKIEKTNLITIADFSQSSCRKRLYVIDLVQQKILFQTFVAHGKNSGEEYAQYFSNEPQSNKSSLGFYTTLETYYGEHGLSLRLKGEEAGINNNAFDRAIVMHGAGYVSQQFVSQNGRLGRSQGCPALPAEQCSAIINELKNGSCIFLYYPDKNYLSESLLLQD; via the coding sequence ATGAAAATTATTAGGCCTCTTCTGCTCCTGTTGATCGTTCCCTGCTTTCTCATGTTGCTTTCGTTTCTTCCGAAATCTACAGGCGCGGAAGAATCTCCTGCTGGTATTGCTTTGGCAGATCATTCTGCAAGTTTGTTTGACGCAGCAGGACTTAAAGCACGTGGATTGAATTATGATGCATTCAGCCTGGCGCTGAAAGGCAAAGAGAAACTGGAAGCCGAGGGCAAGATTGAGAAAACAAATCTCATCACGATTGCTGATTTCAGTCAGTCATCCTGTCGTAAGAGATTATATGTCATTGACCTGGTTCAGCAAAAGATACTGTTTCAGACATTTGTAGCGCATGGAAAAAATTCAGGAGAGGAGTATGCACAGTATTTTTCGAATGAGCCGCAATCCAATAAGTCAAGTCTTGGTTTCTATACAACATTGGAAACCTACTACGGTGAACATGGGCTGTCTCTTCGATTGAAGGGTGAAGAGGCGGGAATAAATAACAATGCATTTGATCGGGCCATTGTGATGCATGGTGCAGGATATGTCAGTCAGCAGTTTGTGAGCCAAAACGGGCGGCTCGGCAGGAGCCAGGGCTGTCCGGCATTACCTGCTGAACAGTGTTCCGCCATAATAAATGAATTGAAGAATGGCTCCTGCATTTTCCTCTATTATCCCGACAAAAACTATTTATCGGAATCTTTATTGCTACAAGACTGA
- a CDS encoding amino acid permease: MESTQGTFRREIRLVDGVMLVAGTMIGSGIFIVSADIARNVGSSGYLLLVWALSGFLTIVAALCYGELTSMFPKAGGQYVFLREAYNPMMGFLYGWTYFFVIQTGTIAAVAVAFSKFTGVFIPLFGPGYIVADVGLLKITTQQVLAIIIIALLTFVNIQGVRYGKWIQTFFSATKILALFGLIAIGIFVSNSEAVMQNFSHIWDAKKVVVENNQLIGRVPISGWAVIVAVASAMVGSMFSMDAWNGITFTGDEVVNPKRNIPLSMAIGVGLVSLIYLLMNIVYLTNLPLEGIPGEATRVVFERGIQFATDDRVGVAAADAMAGHTAVLMVAALIMLSTFSCLNGLILTAPRMFYKMAEDRLFFSRMGKLNSHGVPAVATIFASVWASLLCLSGTYGNLLDYVVFAVLLFYIFTIIGIFVLRRKMPDVRREYKTFGYPVLPLIYIVLISMICFILLLYKSNYTVPGLFIVALGVPAYYLFRSSARKE; encoded by the coding sequence ATGGAATCAACACAAGGGACATTCAGACGGGAAATAAGGTTAGTTGACGGCGTAATGCTTGTTGCCGGAACTATGATCGGTTCGGGTATTTTTATCGTGAGTGCGGATATCGCACGTAATGTGGGATCATCCGGTTACCTGTTGCTTGTATGGGCATTATCAGGATTTCTCACCATTGTTGCAGCGCTCTGTTACGGGGAACTGACCAGCATGTTTCCCAAAGCCGGAGGACAGTATGTTTTTCTTCGTGAAGCTTATAACCCGATGATGGGTTTCTTATATGGATGGACCTATTTTTTTGTTATACAAACAGGAACGATTGCTGCAGTGGCAGTTGCATTTTCGAAATTTACGGGTGTATTCATCCCGTTGTTCGGACCCGGATATATTGTTGCCGATGTTGGATTGCTGAAAATCACTACACAGCAAGTGCTTGCCATCATCATCATTGCATTGCTGACTTTTGTAAACATACAGGGTGTACGATATGGAAAATGGATACAGACATTTTTCAGTGCCACTAAGATTCTTGCCTTATTCGGATTAATCGCCATTGGCATTTTCGTCAGTAACAGCGAAGCCGTTATGCAAAACTTCTCCCATATATGGGACGCCAAAAAGGTAGTAGTTGAAAACAATCAGCTGATAGGACGTGTACCCATCAGCGGCTGGGCTGTAATAGTAGCTGTTGCCTCTGCTATGGTCGGAAGCATGTTTTCGATGGATGCCTGGAACGGCATCACCTTTACGGGAGATGAGGTAGTTAATCCAAAGCGGAATATTCCGTTGAGTATGGCCATTGGCGTGGGACTGGTATCGCTCATTTACTTGCTGATGAATATCGTTTACCTCACCAATCTACCCCTCGAAGGCATTCCGGGTGAAGCAACAAGAGTAGTTTTTGAACGGGGCATTCAGTTCGCCACCGACGACCGCGTTGGAGTGGCTGCTGCAGATGCCATGGCCGGTCATACTGCTGTGTTAATGGTAGCGGCCTTGATTATGCTTTCAACATTCAGTTGTCTGAACGGATTAATATTAACCGCACCCAGGATGTTTTATAAAATGGCTGAGGACCGGTTATTTTTTTCCCGAATGGGAAAACTGAACAGCCATGGCGTTCCGGCTGTTGCTACTATTTTCGCATCGGTATGGGCAAGTTTGCTTTGCCTGTCAGGCACCTATGGTAACCTGCTTGACTATGTAGTATTTGCCGTGCTGTTGTTTTACATATTCACCATCATCGGCATATTTGTGCTGCGCAGGAAAATGCCGGATGTCCGGCGTGAATACAAAACCTTTGGTTACCCTGTTCTGCCGCTTATCTACATAGTACTGATCAGCATGATCTGTTTTATTCTGCTGTTATACAAAAGCAATTATACGGTACCCGGATTGTTTATTGTGGCTTTAGGCGTTCCGGCCTATTATCTTTT